A stretch of the Nicotiana tabacum cultivar K326 chromosome 6, ASM71507v2, whole genome shotgun sequence genome encodes the following:
- the LOC107782093 gene encoding UPF0235 protein At5g63440 isoform X1: MPKRTTHTYSSEDAVPDGPNSDLFVYYCKHCSSHVLISDNQLQKMPKRKTDKAYVLDKEKYLARLSVDDAGKVLLKRGEGKLEKQFRMSCKGCGLFVCYRSEEDLETASFIYVVDGALSTIAAETNPQDAPVPPCISQLEGGLVQVAIEVEDRAQRSAITRVNADDVRVTVSAPAARGEANNELMEFMGRVLGLKLSQMTLQRGWNSKSKLLVVEDLTARQVYEKLLEAAQP; the protein is encoded by the exons ATGCCGAAGAGGACAACTCACACGTACTCGAGCGAGGACGCAGTTCCCGACGGTCCAAACTCCGATCTCTTTGTCTATTACTGCAAACACTGCAGTTCTCACGTCCTCATCTCCG ATAATCAATTGCAGAAAATGCCAAAAAGGAAAACCGACAAAGCATATGTATTGGATAAAGAAAAGTATCTTGCAAGACTGAGTGTAGATGATGCGGGGAAAGTTCTTCTAAAGCG TGGTGAAGGGAAACTGGAGAAGCAGTTTCGGATGTCCTGTAAGGGTTGTGGCCTGTTTGTCTGCTACCGGTCAGAAGAAGATCTGGAGACTGCCTCCTTCATCTATGTAGTTGATGGTGCACTTAGTACTATTGCGGCTGAGACAAATCCACAG GATGCTCCTGTACCGCCCTGCATTTCTCAGTTAGAAGGTGGCCTTGTGCAAGTGGCAATAGAAGTCGAGGACCGTGCCCAACGGTCAGCAATTACAA gaGTAAATGCAGATGATGTTCGGGTCACTGTATCCGCACCTGCAGCTCGTGGAGAAGCTAACAATGAACTTATGGAATTCATGGGCCGA GTACTGGGTCTGAAACTATCTCAGATGACTCTCCAAAGAGGGTGGAATAGCAAATCAAAGCTTCTTGTA GTGGAGGATTTGACAGCTAGACAAGTATATGAGAAGCTCTTGGAAGCTGCCCAACCTTGA
- the LOC107782093 gene encoding UPF0235 protein At5g63440 isoform X2: MLVDNQLQKMPKRKTDKAYVLDKEKYLARLSVDDAGKVLLKRGEGKLEKQFRMSCKGCGLFVCYRSEEDLETASFIYVVDGALSTIAAETNPQDAPVPPCISQLEGGLVQVAIEVEDRAQRSAITRVNADDVRVTVSAPAARGEANNELMEFMGRVLGLKLSQMTLQRGWNSKSKLLVVEDLTARQVYEKLLEAAQP, translated from the exons ATGCTTGTAGATAATCAATTGCAGAAAATGCCAAAAAGGAAAACCGACAAAGCATATGTATTGGATAAAGAAAAGTATCTTGCAAGACTGAGTGTAGATGATGCGGGGAAAGTTCTTCTAAAGCG TGGTGAAGGGAAACTGGAGAAGCAGTTTCGGATGTCCTGTAAGGGTTGTGGCCTGTTTGTCTGCTACCGGTCAGAAGAAGATCTGGAGACTGCCTCCTTCATCTATGTAGTTGATGGTGCACTTAGTACTATTGCGGCTGAGACAAATCCACAG GATGCTCCTGTACCGCCCTGCATTTCTCAGTTAGAAGGTGGCCTTGTGCAAGTGGCAATAGAAGTCGAGGACCGTGCCCAACGGTCAGCAATTACAA gaGTAAATGCAGATGATGTTCGGGTCACTGTATCCGCACCTGCAGCTCGTGGAGAAGCTAACAATGAACTTATGGAATTCATGGGCCGA GTACTGGGTCTGAAACTATCTCAGATGACTCTCCAAAGAGGGTGGAATAGCAAATCAAAGCTTCTTGTA GTGGAGGATTTGACAGCTAGACAAGTATATGAGAAGCTCTTGGAAGCTGCCCAACCTTGA